A single Drechmeria coniospora strain ARSEF 6962 chromosome 03, whole genome shotgun sequence DNA region contains:
- a CDS encoding cytochrome c peroxidase — protein sequence MASAARLVSRAATRATARSAFSVAPRQGFRQQGRRWYSSEPAQKSSSTWLYLTGIAAAGGLGYWYYTVNGAPSAASSKLVNPTKEDYQKVYDEIAGRLEEKDDYDDGSFGPVLLRLAWHASGTFDKATGTGGSNGATMRFSPEADHGANAGLAAARQFLEPVKAKFPWITYSDLWILAGVTAIQEMQGPIVPYRPGRSDRDVTACTPDGRLPDATQGGDHLRNIFYRMGFNDQEIVALSGAHALGRCHTDRSGFDGPWTFSPTILTNDYYRLLVEEKWQWKKWTGPKQYEDKKTKTLMMLPTDMVLVQDKKFKPFTEKYAKDNEAFFNDFSAVVTKLFELGVPFAEGTEKQRWSLKPTWDESP from the exons ATGGCCTCCGCAGCTCGTCTTGTTTCTCGTGCGGCGACCCGGGCGACGGCTCGCAGCGCCTTCTCCGTCGCTCCTCGTCAGGGCTTCCGCCAGCAGGGCCGTCGCTGGTACTCGTCCGAGCCTGCGCAGAAGTCATCGTCGACCTGGCTGTACTTGaccggcatcgccgccgccggtggtCTCGGATACTGGTACTACACCGTCAACGGCGCCCCGTCCGCCGCGTCGTCCAAGCTCGTCAACCCCACCAAGGAGGACTACCAAAAGGTGTACGACGAGAtcgccggccggctcgaggagaaggatGACTATGACGACGGGAGCTTCGGCCCCGTCCTGCTGCGCCTGGCCTGGCACGCCTCGGGCACCTTCGACAAGGCCACGGGTaccggcggcagcaacggcgcCACCATGCGCTTCTCTCCCGAGGCCGACCACGGCgccaacgccggcctcgccgccgcccgtcagTTTCTCGAGCCTGTGAAGG ccaaGTTCCCCTGGATCACCTACTCCGACCTTTGgatcctcgccggcgtcaccGCCATCCAGGAGATGCAGGGCCCCATCGTGCCCTACCGCCCCGGCCGTTCTGACAGAGACGTGACCGCCTGCACACCCGATGGTCGCCTGCCCGACGCCACCCAGGGCGGCGATCACCTGCGCAACATTTTCTACCGCATGGGCTTCAACGACCAGGAGATCGTCGCCCTGTCTGGCGCCcacgccctcggccgctgccACACCGACCGATCTGGCTTTGATGGCCCCTGGACCTTCTCTCCGACCATCCTGACCAACGACTACTACcggctgctcgtcgaggagaagtGGCAGTGGAAGAAGTGGACCGGTCCCAAGCAG TACGAGGACAAGAAGACCAAGACGCTCATGATGCTGCCCACCGACATGGTGCTTGTCCAGGACAAGAAGTTCAAGCCCTTCACCGAAAAGTACGCCAAGGACAACGAGGCCTTCTTCAACGACTTTtctgccgtcgtcaccaaACTGTTTGAGCTTGGTGTCCCTTTTGCCGAGGGCACCGAGAAGCAGCGATGGTCCCTCAAGCCCACGTGGGACGAGTCTCCATAG